The Desulfovibrio sp. JC022 genomic interval TATATTTTTCTGATCAACGGGATCATCAAAAAAAGTTCCCGCCCATCCCGTCCTTGCGGTTCCTGTCGTTGTCTGCACTACACCGGCAGCGAATTTTGCCTCAAATTCAGAAATACCCAAAGCCTTTGCAACAGCACCATAATTATAGTTACCGAAATGTTCATACTGCCGCCCTCTGGTTTTATAGTCCTGTTTCATTCCCGGGGCGAATTGATAAGTAAGATATCCATATTTTGCTAACCGACTGTGCACCGTGGGTAGAAGGTCAGCTTTCTTAGCAAAATCTCGTGCCTTTGCAATATTTGTATCAACACTAATTCCTTCAGGTGAAACAGGGATACTTTTATCCTTTCCATTGGTTGTTGTATTAGTTGGCTGTTTACCTTTTTGATGCTGAGGATTAGGATCAACTGTATCCGTCAAAGGACTGGACCAGCCACTAGTTGCTTCTATAGCCGCACGCCGCTGAGCATTCCTCTTGTCTGCCGCAGCATTATCCCTACGAGCCTGCTTCTCCTGCTCTTTTGCAGTAACTTGAGCCTGCTTAGCCGCC includes:
- a CDS encoding polymorphic toxin type 44 domain-containing protein, producing NNANYAQGSAQATTDLNQSGARKGQAVADSANALAAKQAQVTAKEQEKQARRDNAAADKRNAQRRAAIEATSGWSSPLTDTVDPNPQHQKGKQPTNTTTNGKDKSIPVSPEGISVDTNIAKARDFAKKADLLPTVHSRLAKYGYLTYQFAPGMKQDYKTRGRQYEHFGNYNYGAVAKALGISEFEAKFAAGVVQTTTGTARTGWAGTFFDDPVDQKNIGNGYHHKSN